The Malus domestica chromosome 13, GDT2T_hap1 genome includes a window with the following:
- the LOC103453526 gene encoding uncharacterized protein, with protein sequence MGGFASKKRGNLSERNVGGLRDKVRSIQEVMSEMACERKKESAAYERDMMVFAFKEAEWKQEKKKMREEVKMLRKVVEEKEERIRGMEDCGGVVVVGGGNDNKSGDGGGGENNSKEWEVLLGSVFLAEQMREERARRDETVEKWKQLYLAIKVELDDLIQRTHCGNGLYWKAEEEGIVEELKRELKAKEEMITSLKSKIASMEHEHFKKEREIDILRQSLRIMSCKKTLHTPKNVSRDSQLVKLKQARKL encoded by the exons ATGGGCGGGTTTGCGAGCAAGAAGAGGGGTAATTTAAGTGAGAGAAATGTTGGTGGGTTGAGAGATAAGGTGAGGAGTATTCAAGAGGTGATGAGTGAGATGGCGTGtgaaaggaagaaggagagtGCAGCATATGAGAGGGACATGATGGTGTTTGCATTCAAGGAGGCTGAGTGGAagcaggagaagaagaagatgagggagGAGGTGAAGATGCTGAGGAAGGTGGTGGAAGAGAAGGAGGAAAGGATTAGGGGAATGGAGGATTGTGGTGGGGTTGTGGTGGTGggaggtgggaatgataataagagtggtgatggtggtggtggggagAATAATAGTAAAGAGTGGGAAGTGTTGTTGGGGAGTGTTTTTCTGGCTGAGCaaatgagggaggagagagcGAGGAGGGATGAGACCGTGGAGAAGTGGAAGCAGCTTTATCTGGCTATTAAGGTGGAGCTTGATGATCTCATTCAGAGGACACATTGtg GAAATGGGCTGTATTGGAAGGCAGAGGAAGAAGGCATAGTAGAAGAGCTAAAGAGAGAGCTCAAAGCCAAGGAAGAAATGATTACATCTCTAAAATCCAAAATAGCTTCAATGGAGCATGAACATTTCAAGAAGGAAAGAGAGATTGACATATTAAGGCAGAGCTTACGAATCATGAGCTGCAAGAAGACACTGCACACCCCTAAGAATGTTTCTAGAGATTCACAGCTCGTGAAACTGAAACAGGCCAGAAAATTGTAA